The sequence AGAGGACCTTCAGCTCAAACAACTGTTGCCGCTTGTACTGCCGGACCAGTTCTGCCGGTAGGGCTTTGCCGGTCATTTCCTTGAGGACTTCCGGCAGGGGACGTCCCTGATCCCGGCTGACCTGCAACGCCTTCATCACCTGTTCCCGATCGGCAACGCCGGCTTTGACAATGTCCTTAACAATCGGGCTGGTTCCAGCCTGCCGCGTAACCAACGCCCTACGGGCAGCAATGGGGGGATTTACCATAGCAATAGGGAGATAGCCGTGCCAAAACCAAGGATAATTCTAGCTTACACGCTCCCCTAAATTTCCCCAAGATTTTCGCGAACTTTTTTAGCTGCTATGTTTTCAGTTGATTTGGGGTATCTTTAAAAAATACACTTTACGCTCTGGGCTGCGGGGGGGGGGTTAACCACACCTGCTAGTGGCGGCTAGGGGGGTTATAGGGATGTTAATTTAGGAGTATCCTGGGACGAGATGTGAGTGTTACGGTTGGCTTTATGGTAAACACACCTTCCCATCCTGAAGATGTCAATCCTGAAGTGGTCACGGCGGAGTCGGAGGGTGAAACCCTAGCGGCGCCGGACACGGTCGAACCTCCGGCTACCTTTGGCGACCTGAAAGTGGAAGAGGAAGTGACGCCGGAGGCCATGGCGGCTCTGCGGGAGGAACTTTTACGGGAACGGGAACGCTACGCAGCCTTGAAACAGGCCCATCAGGATTTGGACCAACAACTCCGGGCAACTCAGCAGCAGTTGGAGGAAAAACATAACCAGATGCTGCGGCTGGCGGCGGATTTCGAGAACTACCGGCGCCGGGTCCAGCGGGAGATGGAGGAGGCGGTTTTTAAGGCCAAGGCCAAGGTGCTGACTGAACTGCTGGCGGTGGTGGATAACTTTGAACGGGCGCGCGCCCACATCCAGCCGGAAACGGAAGAGGGCATGACCATCCACAAGAGCTATCAGGGGGTTTACAAGCAAATGGTGGAAGAACTGAAGAAAATGGGCGTTGCTCCCATCCCCAGTAAGGGTCAGCCCTTTGACCCCACCCGCCACGAAGCGATCATGCAGGAGGCTAGCCAGGAATACGCCGAGGGGGTGGTGATGGAGGAATTGCGCCGGGGCTATTTCCTTAAGGAGGGCAATGAGGAACGGGTGCTGCGCCATGCCCTGGTGAAGGTGTCCACCGGTAGCGACCAACCGACGGCTGAGGGCCCTGGGTCGGAACCTCCACCGGCGGAAGGTGTGTAGGTGGTGCCGGGGTTTGGGGTTAAGATAAAGGGGGAATTCCTGCCCAACTTACCCGGGAGGTAGGAATTACTCAGGTTGGTGATCGCTGTCACCCGTTTTTGGGGAATGCTACTGGTGTGGCTTTGGTTGCCTGTTCCATAGACCTGGTGGATAGACGCCTATGGCCAAGATTGTCGGTATTGACCTAGGGACAACGAACAGTTGTGTGGCGGTGCTAGAGGGAGGCCAGGCGACGGTGATCCCCAATGCCGAGGGCGGCCGAACAACCCCTAGTGTGGTGGGGTTTGGCAAGTCGGGGGAGCGCTTGGTGGGGCAACCGGCTAAGCGACGGGCAGTGACGGATGCGGAAAACACTATCTACAGCATCAAGCGGTTTATTGGGCGGCGGTGGTCGGAGACGGAGGAGGAACGGCGGCGGGTGCCCTACAAGTGCGTCCCCGGTAAAGACAACACGGTGAATGTGGAAGTGCGCAACCAGGTGTACACCCCCCAGGAGATCTCTGCCATTATTTTGCAGAAGTTAAAACAGGACGCGGAGAGTTTCCTGGGCGAGCCGGTGACCCAGGCGGTGATTACGGTGCCGGCCTATTTCAGCGACGCCCAACGCCAGGCCACCAAGGATGCGGGGACCATTGCCGGGCTGGAGGTGTTGCGGATCATCAATGAGCCGACGGCAGCAGCCCTGGCCTTTGGGGTGGATAAGCAGGACCAGGACCAAACGGTGTTGGTGTTTGACCTGGGGGGGGGGACGTTCGATGTGTCCATCCTGCGTATGGGGGACGGTATTTTTGAGGTGATCGCCACGGCGGGGAATAACCACCTAGGGGGGGATGATTTTGACGCCTGTCTGGTGGAGTGGATTTTGCGGGAGTTTCAGGAGCAGGAGGGGATTGACCTACGGGAAGACAAAATGGCCCTGCAACGGGTGCGGGAGGCGGCGGAGAAGGCCAAGATAGAACTCTCCAGTGCCCTCAGTACGACCATCAACCTGCCTTTCATTGCCTCCGATGCTACCGGCGCCAAGCACATTGACCTGGAGCTGACGCGGGCTAAGTTTGAGGAGTTGACCCGCCATCTGGTGCAGGCCACGTTGGAACCGGTCGGGCAGGCTTTGCGGGATGCGGGCTTGAAAACGCGGGATATTGACCGGATTTTGTTGGTGGGGGGGTCCACCCGCATGCCGGCGGTGCAAAGGGCTATTCAGGACTACTTCGACGGCAAGGCGCCGGAGAAATCGGTCAACCCGGATGAGGCGGTGGCGATCGGGGCGGCGATTCAGGCGGGAATTTTGGGCAAAGAGACGGTGGTGAAGGACTTGTTGCTGTTGGATGTCACGCCCCTGTCGTTGGGAATCGAAACCCTCGGCGGTGTCTTTACCAAGATCATCGAGCGCAATACGACAATCCCCACCAGCCGCTCCCAGATTTTCTCGACGGCCACGGACAACCAAACGGTGGTGGAGGTGCACATCCTTCAGGGAGAACGCCCCATGGCGGCCGATAACCGCAGTTTGGGACGGATGGAATTGACGGGTATCCCCCCGGCCCCCCGGGGTGTGCCCCAGATTGAGGTGACGTTTGAGATTGACGCCAACGGCATCCTCCAGGTGACGGCGGTGGACAAGGGGACGGGCCGGAGCCAGTCGGTGCGTTTGACCAATACGGGGGGCCTTAGTCCCGAGGAGATCAAACGCATGACCCTGGAGGCCACCTTTAACGCCGAGGCCGATGCCCGCCGTAAAGCCCTGGTGGAGTTAAAAAATCAGGCGGACATCCTGCTGTCTATGTACGAAAACACCCTGCGGGAACATGGGCCTTATATCAATGAGGCGGTGAAATCCGAAGCGGCAGCCCGGGTGGGGCGCATCAAGCGGATGATGAACGATTCCATGACGTCCCCGGAGGAGTTTCGCCAGGAACTGGATGCCCTGAATGTCAACCTCAGCCAGATGGGGGCTGCTGTTTATCAACGCACGGTGGTGACCGGCGGCAGCAGTGATTTTGAGCAACTGGAGTAACTACAGGGGGGGTAAGACGCGCCCCTGAAACCAACGGGTGAGACCGAACAGGGCCAGGGAAACCAGGAGCAGCACCAGGGCAATGGCCGTTGCGGCTGGGTAATTGAATTCCTCGAGTTGTTGGTAGATGTACACGGTGGCCGCCAGGGTTCGGTAGGGGATGTTGCCGGAAATCAACACAACCACTCCGAATTCGCCGATGCCCCGGGCCAGGGCCAAAGTAAAACCGGTGACCAGAGCTGGGGTCAAGGGGGGTAAGATCACCCGCCAGAAGCACCACCAGGGGGAGGCCCCTAGGGTATAGGCGGCTTCCTCCACTTCCGGCTCCAGTTCCCCCAACACCGGCTGAACGGTCCGTACCACAAACGGCAGCGTGACGAACAACTGGGCTAACACCACCGCCTGCACCGAAGCGGTGAAATTTAACGGTAGCCAGCGTCCCAGCCAGGTCCCCTCGTCCCACCATTGGCCGATCACCCCCCCCTGCCCGTACAGGGTCGCCAGGGTGATGGCGGCTACCACCGACGGCATGGCCAAGGGTAAGTCCACCAGGCTATCCAGCCAGCGCCGTCCTGGAAACTCGTAGCGCACCAGCACCCAGGCCAAAACTAATCCCAGGACGGTATTCACCAGGGCTGCGATCAGGGCGGTTGCGAACGTCAGTTGATAGGCCGCCACTGCCACCGGATCTGTGACCCAGCGCCAGAACGCCGACCAGGTGGATAGCCCGCTCTGGCCGATTAATGCGCCTAGGGGCAACAGGAGCATGAACCCCAGATAGCCGTACATCAGCGCCGGTAACCAGGGTGAGTATCGGGTCATGGTCCTACCCGGGCCGTTGCCCGTTGCGCCTGGTCAAAGATGGCTCCGTCGGCGAATAACCGGGCATGGACCTTGGCCCAGCCGCCAAAATCGCCAATGGAGTACAGGGGATGCACCGGTTGAAACCGATGGGCGAACTGCTGGCGCACCTGGGGGTCAAAGGGCCGGTACCCCATTTCGGCATAGATTTTCTGCGCTCGTCGGCTAAACAAAAAGCGGGTAAAGGCCTCCGCCACCGTCCGCGTCCCCCGCCGGTCCACCACCCGGTCGATCACCGTCACCGGAAAGTCCACCCGTACATTGGGCGAGGGCACCACGTAGGGAAGCCCCTGGGGTAGGGAGGCGTTCAAAAACAGCACCTCGTTCTCAAAATTAATCATCACATCGCCGATGCGGTTTTTGACAAATTTATCGGTGGCATCCCGGCCAGAATTCGCCAAAACCCTGGTATTGGCCAGCAATCGGTTCAGGTAGGCCCGCGCCTGGACCTCCCCCGCCGTTTTTTGGATGGCTCCAAACCCGGCCAGAATCCCCCAGCGGGCATTTCCCGAGGTCCTGGGATTAATCAACACCACCTCCACATCCGGGCGGGTCAGGTCGTTCCAGGTGCGAATGTTACGGGGATTGCCGGGACGGGTAACCAACACCATCACCGTCGTCGCCGGCACCGCCTGGTTCGGCAAACGTTTTGACCAATCCGCCCGCACCAACCCCTTTTCCACCAGGGGGTCAATGTTGCTCTGGATATTCTGCGCCAGGATGTCCGCTGCCAGACCCCCCAAAATGGCCCGGGTTTGCGCCCCCGATGGCCCATAGGACTCCCTGAAAAGGACCCGCTGGCCGGTGCGGGCTTGCCATTCCTGCTGAAAGGCGGGGATCAGTCTGGCAAAGACGGGTTTGGCCACGGCATAGGCCACCAGGGTCAGTTCCGTGCCCCCCTCCACCCGCCCCCACCACACCGGGGAAGTCCCTAGACCGAGACCTACCAGCCCCGCCAAAACCAGGAGTAACGACCACCCCTTGGTCATAACCTCAAAAACCGATAGGAATGTCGGTAATTTTAGCATGGGTGGGGCAGGGGGGATAATGGAGGGTATGGTGTGGCTTGTCATCGGCATCCATTTGGCCATCTGTGGGGGCTGTTGGTGGCTGGTGCGGTTCCTGCTGGGATTGCGGCGGACGTTGGTGGGGGTCACCCGGGCGATTGACGGGGCGGAGCGAGCTACTCACCGTTTTCTGGTGGGAGCGCCGGCGGCCATCCGCTGGGGGCAAACGGGTGCCCAGGGCCTGCGGCAACAAATCCCCCGCTGGGGTGCCTACGGTCAACGGGTGCAGCAGGTGCTGACGGTACTGGTGTGGCTCCGGCGGGGCATTCAGGCGGTTCAATCGAGGACCAGGGGCAGTCGTCGCCAGTAACGAATCCCTGTGGGGTTCACCTGGAATTGGCAGGGGAGCACTTCCACCCCCCGTTGCACCGCCTGGCGCAGGAGTTGACCGTAGGTGGGGTCGGCGGCATCGCCCGGGGCGAAGTGGGTACAGTCGCTCCGACCGATGAAGTAAATCACCACCGCCCGCGCCTGGGGAACCAATCCCATCAATTCCCGCAGGTGTTTCTGGCCGCGTACCGTCACTGTATCGGGGAAGCGGGCCAATTGTCCCTCTACCCAAGTTGTGTTTTTGACCTCGACGTAGATGGGTCGCCTGCCGCCTGTGAGACAAAAGTCCACCCGGCTGCCCTCCCGGCCGTAGGCCACCTCCCTCCGTAGGGTCTGATAGTCGTCAAGCTCCGGCAAGCCGTGTTGTTCCAGCAACCGGCGCACCACGGGATTGGGGCGGGCGGTATTGATATTTACCCAGGTGGGTTCGCTGTCTTCGACGTGGATCAGTTCCCAGGTGTAGGGCAACCTGCGGCGCGGATGGGGCTGGTGGGAGACGCACACCGGTCGCCCCGGCACTGCCACCCCGGTCATGGGGCCGGTGTTGGGGCAATGGGCGGTAATCACTTCCCCCGTATCCAGGCGAATGTCGGCCAAAAAGCGTTGATAGCGTTTTTGCAACCGACCGGTCAGGAGGGGCGGGTAGGTGTAAAGCCAGGTCATGGAATCAACCGATAATTGCACCCCATCCGGCAGTCTAGCGCGCCCACTAGATGGCCCGTCTTGACGCCCACCGGGATTCCCGACCACACTGGGAGAGAAAGCTCAAGGGGTTGGCAGCCATGGAGGGGTTTTGGACCAATGTGGGCCGCTATTTGCGTTACTTCGTGACCGTGATTTTGGGTGTATTTTGGACGGCGGCCCGGAGTTTACAGCGCCTGAGTCAACGGCCCGTGACGGCCATCGCCACCATCACCCTCCTGGTCAGCGGGGTGAGTTTGGTCTATTTCACCCT comes from Gloeomargarita sp. SRBZ-1_bins_9 and encodes:
- the grpE gene encoding nucleotide exchange factor GrpE, with translation MVNTPSHPEDVNPEVVTAESEGETLAAPDTVEPPATFGDLKVEEEVTPEAMAALREELLRERERYAALKQAHQDLDQQLRATQQQLEEKHNQMLRLAADFENYRRRVQREMEEAVFKAKAKVLTELLAVVDNFERARAHIQPETEEGMTIHKSYQGVYKQMVEELKKMGVAPIPSKGQPFDPTRHEAIMQEASQEYAEGVVMEELRRGYFLKEGNEERVLRHALVKVSTGSDQPTAEGPGSEPPPAEGV
- the dnaK gene encoding molecular chaperone DnaK, with translation MAKIVGIDLGTTNSCVAVLEGGQATVIPNAEGGRTTPSVVGFGKSGERLVGQPAKRRAVTDAENTIYSIKRFIGRRWSETEEERRRVPYKCVPGKDNTVNVEVRNQVYTPQEISAIILQKLKQDAESFLGEPVTQAVITVPAYFSDAQRQATKDAGTIAGLEVLRIINEPTAAALAFGVDKQDQDQTVLVFDLGGGTFDVSILRMGDGIFEVIATAGNNHLGGDDFDACLVEWILREFQEQEGIDLREDKMALQRVREAAEKAKIELSSALSTTINLPFIASDATGAKHIDLELTRAKFEELTRHLVQATLEPVGQALRDAGLKTRDIDRILLVGGSTRMPAVQRAIQDYFDGKAPEKSVNPDEAVAIGAAIQAGILGKETVVKDLLLLDVTPLSLGIETLGGVFTKIIERNTTIPTSRSQIFSTATDNQTVVEVHILQGERPMAADNRSLGRMELTGIPPAPRGVPQIEVTFEIDANGILQVTAVDKGTGRSQSVRLTNTGGLSPEEIKRMTLEATFNAEADARRKALVELKNQADILLSMYENTLREHGPYINEAVKSEAAARVGRIKRMMNDSMTSPEEFRQELDALNVNLSQMGAAVYQRTVVTGGSSDFEQLE
- the cysT gene encoding sulfate ABC transporter permease subunit CysT; this encodes MTRYSPWLPALMYGYLGFMLLLPLGALIGQSGLSTWSAFWRWVTDPVAVAAYQLTFATALIAALVNTVLGLVLAWVLVRYEFPGRRWLDSLVDLPLAMPSVVAAITLATLYGQGGVIGQWWDEGTWLGRWLPLNFTASVQAVVLAQLFVTLPFVVRTVQPVLGELEPEVEEAAYTLGASPWWCFWRVILPPLTPALVTGFTLALARGIGEFGVVVLISGNIPYRTLAATVYIYQQLEEFNYPAATAIALVLLLVSLALFGLTRWFQGRVLPPL
- a CDS encoding sulfate ABC transporter substrate-binding protein is translated as MTKGWSLLLVLAGLVGLGLGTSPVWWGRVEGGTELTLVAYAVAKPVFARLIPAFQQEWQARTGQRVLFRESYGPSGAQTRAILGGLAADILAQNIQSNIDPLVEKGLVRADWSKRLPNQAVPATTVMVLVTRPGNPRNIRTWNDLTRPDVEVVLINPRTSGNARWGILAGFGAIQKTAGEVQARAYLNRLLANTRVLANSGRDATDKFVKNRIGDVMINFENEVLFLNASLPQGLPYVVPSPNVRVDFPVTVIDRVVDRRGTRTVAEAFTRFLFSRRAQKIYAEMGYRPFDPQVRQQFAHRFQPVHPLYSIGDFGGWAKVHARLFADGAIFDQAQRATARVGP
- the sfsA gene encoding DNA/RNA nuclease SfsA, with product MTWLYTYPPLLTGRLQKRYQRFLADIRLDTGEVITAHCPNTGPMTGVAVPGRPVCVSHQPHPRRRLPYTWELIHVEDSEPTWVNINTARPNPVVRRLLEQHGLPELDDYQTLRREVAYGREGSRVDFCLTGGRRPIYVEVKNTTWVEGQLARFPDTVTVRGQKHLRELMGLVPQARAVVIYFIGRSDCTHFAPGDAADPTYGQLLRQAVQRGVEVLPCQFQVNPTGIRYWRRLPLVLD
- a CDS encoding DUF751 family protein; the encoded protein is MARLDAHRDSRPHWERKLKGLAAMEGFWTNVGRYLRYFVTVILGVFWTAARSLQRLSQRPVTAIATITLLVSGVSLVYFTLLAMLGY